One stretch of Glycine soja cultivar W05 chromosome 7, ASM419377v2, whole genome shotgun sequence DNA includes these proteins:
- the LOC114419895 gene encoding calcium-dependent protein kinase 2-like: MGNCCSQGNGADGPSDDAAANDKGETNQQSSNHANNNDNSANPTTAPPPTSTPPPTVTPPTSKPSKPAAMGPVLGRPMEDVRATYTIGKELGRGQFGVTHLCTNKTTGQQFACKTIAKRKLVNKEDIEDVRREVQIMNHLSGQSNIVELKGAYEDKQSVHLVMELCAGGELFDRIIAKGHYTERAAASLLRTIMQIIHTFHSMGVIHRDLKPENFLMLNKDENSPVKVTDFGLSVFFKEGETFKDIVGSAYYIAPEVLKRKYGPEVDIWSVGVMLYILLSGVPPFWAESEHGIFNAILRGHIDFTSDPWPSISNAAKDLVRKMLTTDPKQRLTSQEVLNHPWIKEDGEAPDKPLDNAVLNRLKQFRAMNQFKKVALRVIAGCLSEEEIMGLKEMFKGMDTDNSGTITIEELKQGLAKQGTKLTEQEVKQLLEAADADGNGTIDYDEFITATMQMNRMNREEHLYTAFQYFDKDNSGFITTEELEQALREYNMHDGRDIKEILQEVDGDNDGRINYDEFAAMMRKGNPEVMTKKRRDSLPLP, encoded by the exons ATGGGCAACTGTTGCTCTCAAGGCAACGGTGCCGATGGCCCGTCCGATGACGCTGCCGCCAATGACAAGGGAGAAACTAACCAACAAAGTAGTAATCATGCAAACAATAATGATAATTCTGCAAACCCTACCACCGCCCCGCCACCGACGTCAACGCCACCACCCACGGTCACGCCACCTACTTCAAAACCCTCAAAACCGGCCGCCATGGGCCCGGTCCTCGGCCGGCCGATGGAGGACGTGAGAGCCACATACACCATAGGGAAGGAGCTAGGGAGGGGCCAATTTGGTGTAACGCATTTGTGCACAAACAAAACCACGGGGCAACAATTTGCATGCAAAACCATTGCCAAGAGGAAGCTTGTGAACAAGGAAGACATAGAGGATGTGAGAAGAGAGGTGCAAATCATGAACCATCTCTCGGGTCAATCTAACATCGTGGAACTTAAGGGTGCCTATGAGGATAAACAATCGGTGCATTTGGTCATGGAACTTTGTGCGGGTGGTGAACTTTTTGATCGTATCATTGCTAAGGGACATTACACTGAACGCGCCGCGGCTTCATTGCTGAGAACCATAATGCAAATTATTCACACTTTCCATTCCATGGGTGTCATTCATAGAGATCTTAAGCCTGAGAATTTCCTCATGTTGAATAAGGATGAAAATTCACCCGTCAAGGTCACAGATTTTGGTCTATCCGTCTTTTTCAAAGAAG GGGAGACATTCAAAGACATTGTTGGAAGTGCATATTACATTGCTCCTGAGGTCTTGAAGAGGAAATATGGGCCAGAAGTTGACATATGGAGTGTTGGTGTCATGCTATACATTCTTCTAAGTGGTGTCCCTCCGTTTTGGGcag AATCCGAACATGGTATATTCAATGCCATCTTAAGAGGTCACATTGATTTTACAAGCGATCCATGGCCTTCAATATCCAATGCAGCAAAGGATCTTGTAAGGAAAATGTTGACTACAGACCCCAAACAAAGACTGACATCACAAGAAGTTCTAA ATCATCCATGGATCAAGGAGGATGGCGAAGCACCAGATAAACCACTTGACAATGCTGTACTGAATAGGCTGAAACAATTCAGAGCAATGAACCAATTCAAGAAAGTAGCTCTAAGG GTCATTGCTGGATGTCTATCAGAAGAAGAAATCATGGGATTGAAGGAAATGTTCAAGGGGATGGACACTGACAACAGTGGAACCATTACAATTGAGGAGCTCAAGCAAGGGCTTGCAAAGCAGGGAACAAAGCTTACAGAGCAAGAAGTTAAGCAATTATTGGAAGCT GCTGATGCTGATGGCAATGGAACCATTGATTACGACGAGTTCATCACCGCAACAATGCAAATGAACAGAATGAACAGAGAAGAACATCTTTATACTGCCTTCCAATACTTTGATAAAGATAACAGTGG GTTTATTACCACTGAAGAACTAGAACAAGCCCTCCGTGAGTATAACATGCATGATGGCAGGGACATCAAGGAAATCCTTCAAGAAGTTGATGGAGATAAT GATGGACGCATTAACTATGATGAGTTTGCGGCAATGATGAGAAAAGGAAATCCAGAAGTTATGACAAAAAAAAGGCGTGATTCATTGCCATTGCCATAG